Below is a window of Streptomyces qaidamensis DNA.
GCCCTGGATCTGGCGGACGTGCCGGTTCGAGTCGAGCGGTGTGGGGAAACCGAGGTGGACGTAGCCCGCGAGACGGCCGTCGAGTTCGGCGACGAGGCAGTTCTCGGGGGCGTGCCGCTCGCTGAAGAAGGGCGCGTAGGGCGGCTGGGGCTCGGGAGTGACCGCGTGCAGGTGCGACCAGGCGATCCGGTCGAGCAGGGCCAGCTCGCCGTCGTCGTCGGGCCGGGCGGTACGGATGTGCGGTCCGGGGAGCTCGGGCATGGGCGTCACCCTACGGCGAGCGGATCACGACCTTGCAGGGGTTTTGCGGAGCCGAGCGGCAGGATGGGTTCATGGAGCGTTCGAGAATCGCGGTGGCGGGTGCGTCCGGTCTCATCGGCGGTGCTCTGGTGCGGTCCCTGACCGCCGACGGCCACGAGGTGCGCCGTCTGGTGCGCGGCACGCCCCGGGCGGCCGGAGAGATCCGCTGGGACCCCGAGGGCGGGCGGGTGGACGCGGCCGGGCTCGCCGGGTGCCACGCGGTGGTCAATCTGGCGGGGGCCGGCGTCGGCGACCGGCGCTGGACGGACGCCTACAAGCAGCGGATCCGCGACAGTCGCGTGAACGGCACGGCGGCCCTGGCCGGGGCGGTGGCGTCGCTGGACGCGAAGGAACGGCCGCGCGTCTTCGTCAACGGCAGCGGCATCGGCTACTACGGCGAGACCGGTGAGCGGCCGGCCGACGAGAGCACGCCCGCGGGGGAGGGTTTCCTGCCCGAGCTGTGCGTGGAGTGGGAGGGGGCCACCGCGCCGGCCCAAAAGGCCGGTGTCCGCACGGTGTTCACCCGGACCGGTCTTGTCGTGTCCCGCGAGGGCGGCGCCTGGGCCCGGCTGTTCCCGCTGTTCCGGGCGGGGGCCGGCGGGCGGATGGGCGACGGCAGGCAGTACTGGTCGTTCGTCGCGCTGCACGACGAGGTCGCCGCGATCCGGCACCTGATCGACACCGACGGTCTGTCCGGGCCGTTCAACGTCACCGCCCCGAACCCCGTGACGAACCGTGAGATCACGGCGGCGATGGGGCGGGTGCTGCACCGCCCGACGCTGTTCCCGGTGCCCGCGGCCGTGCTGCGGACGGTGCTCGGCGAGATGGCCGGGGACGTCCTCGGCAGCGTCCGGGTGCTGCCGACGCGGCTGCTGGAGTCGGGCTTCCGGTTCGCCTTCCCGGAGATCGAGGGAGCGATCCGGGCCGCGCTGTGACGGCTCCCCGGCCTGCGGGGCCGGGCCCCGGCGGGCGCCTCGGGGTACGGGTCGGCGACGGCAGCGGTACGGACCGGCCGTCTGTCCGGGATCCGACCGGCCTTTCCGAGACAGCTCGTCCGCGCCGCACACCAGCCTCCTGCGACCACTTCATGCCCACAAGGCATCCGTATGCGACCACCGTGCGACCGTGCCCTGCCGATGCGCGACTCCCGCTGACCGATCACGGTCCTACCCTCGACCAGAACTCGCGTATCCCTGCGGCCTGTTGAGGGCATGACGTCTCCAGCGCCCGCGCAACCTCGAGGAGGGGCACGTGCTTGAGCCCGCGTACCAGGCGGACGTGGTCGTCGTGGGGGCCGGGGTCGCCGGACTCTCGGCCGCGCACCGGCTGACCAGCGCAGGAGTGACGACCATGGTCCTGGAGGCCGCCCACGGGGTCGGCGGCCGCATGGCGACGGAGAAGGTCGACGGCTTCCGGCTCGACCGGATCGGCCAGTTGCTGTCCACGGCGTATCCCGAACTACGGCTGACACCCGGTCTGGACGGGCTGGTGCTGCGGCCCTTCACGCCCGGTGTCCTGCTGCACGGCGACGGACGCCATCACCGCGCCGGCGTCCAGCCGGGCGCAGGGGGCGCACGGGGCGCACTGCACGCGGTACGCACGCTGGCGAGTGCTCCCCGGCCGCCGTCCGCACCGAGGCCGCCCAGGAGGCCGGTGGCCGTGCCCGGCCGGCAGGTCTCCGTCCCCCGCAGCCGGTCCGGCGCCCCGCTCGGCACGGCCGTCGACCAGGCCCGGCTGGGTGCCGCCCTGTCCCGCCTGGCGGGGACCCCGGCCGAACGGCTGCTGTCCCGCCCGGAGTTGCCCGCCGGTGAGGCCCTTGCGGCACGCGGGCTGCCCGCCCGAACGATCGACGGTTTCCTGCGCCCGCTGCTCGCCGCGCTGCTGTGCGACCCGGGTCTGACGACGTCCAGCCGGTGCGCGGACCTCGCGCTGCGCGCCTTCGCCCGGGGGCGGCTGTGTCTGCCGGAGGGCGGCGCCGACGCCCTGCCGGAATCGCTGGCGCGCACACTGCCGCCGGGCACGGTGCACACCGGCGTCCGTGTCACCTCCGTTTCGACGACCTCGGTGACCACCGCGGAGCACGGTGAGATCCGGTGCCGGGCGGTCCTGGTGGCGACGGGCGCGCGGGCCGCGGCCGAGCTGCTGCCCGGCTTGCGGGTGCCGGACTTCCATCCGGTGACGGTGGTGCACCACACGACCGACGAGCCGCCGGGGACGGGGGCGTCGCTGCTGCTCGACGCCGATCTGGGCGGGCCGGTCGCGCACACGGCGGTGGTCAGTCTCGTCGATCCGACCCGGGCGCCGGCGGGGCGGGCGCTGGTGTCGTCGACGGTGCTGGGACGGCCGCCGGGCGATGTCGACACCGCGGTGCGGATGCATCTGGCGCGGTTGTACGGGGTGCCGACGGCGCGGTGGGAGACGCTGGCCGTGCACCAGACGGTGGAGGCGGTGCCGGCGATGCGGCCGCCGCATGATCTGCGGCGGCCGGTGCGGTTGCTCGCGGGCCTGTATGTGTGTGGGGATCACCGGGACACCAGTACGGTCCAGGGCGCTTTGCACTCCGGGCATCGGGCGTCGGCGGCGATCTTGGCGGACTTGGGGGCGGGGCGGTCGATGCATGTCGCCGATCCGCTGCCGACTGTGCCACGGGCTGCGTAGGCGGTTCGTCGGGTGCGGGCGCGTGGGGGTGTTTCGCGCCCACGCGGCGGAGCCGCACACCGACACAGCCCCGTGCCCCCGAGAACCTCACCCCAACGCCGCTACCTTGTCGCGGTAGGTACGCACCGGCGCCGCGTCCTTGTACGGCTCCAGGCGTCGCTCGAAGTCCCTCACGTACTCCACCGCCCGCACCGAGCGCATCTCCGCGGCCTGGCCCGCCGCCTCCGCGGCCAGCTGGCAGGCCTGGTCGAGTTCGCCGAGGCCCAGGCGGGCGGTGGCGAGGACCACGCGGCAGAAGAGGCGGCTGCGGGCGAAGGAGGGGGCCCGCAGCTGGAGTGAGCGTTCCGCATGCTGGGCGGCGGCGCGGAACTGCTGCAGGTCGCGGTGACAGTGGCCGAACTCGTCGGCGAGCTGGGCCTCGTCGAAGAACTTCGCCCAGTGCGGGACGTCGTCCCCGGGCCGGGCCGTCTCCAGGGCGCGTTCCGCGCGGACCAGGGCGGCGGTGCAGGCCCGGACCTCGCCGAGCACCCCGTGCCCGCGCGCCTCCGAGGCGTGCAACAGGGCCTGGACGACGGGGGGCCCGGATGTGCCGACGCCCTGCTGCGCCACCCGGGCGAGCTGGACGGCCTCCCGCCCGTGCCCGAGGTAGACGGCCTGGCGGCTCATGGTGACCAGCACGTAGGACCCGTACGTCCGGTCTCCGGCCGCCTGTGCGAGCCGCAGCGCCTGCACGAAGTAGCGCTGGGCGAGTCCGTGCGCGGCGATGTCGTACGACGTCCAGCCCGCGAGCCGGGTCAGGTCCGCGGCGGCCGCGAACAGCCGGCGGCCGGTCTGCTCGCCGTAGGTGCCGCGCAGCATGGGCTCGCACTCGTGCTCCAGGTAGCGCACGAGGGCCTGGCGGGCGTGACCGCCGCCGTAGGCGTCGTCGAGGGTGCGGAACAGCTCGCCGACCGAGCGCAGGGCGGCGATGTCGCCGGCGGTGACCTTCTGGCCGGGTCCGCGTTCGGCCTGGCCGCGCTGGCGGGGCAGGGACGGCACGCCCTGCTCGGGCGTGGCCGTGGGGCGCAGGGCCGGGCGGCCCTGGACCGGGATGCGGGCGGCGGCCGGTTCGCCCCGGGCGACCTTCTCGTCGGCCCGGCCGATCAGCCAGTCGCGGCTGGGCACGACGAGCCCCGCCGGGGTGAAGGCGATCTTGCGGAGCTCGGCGTGGCTGCCGGAGTCCTTGCGCCACAGCCCGCTGACGATGTCGACGGCCTCCTCGGGGGTGGCGGCGAACTCCAGCCCGGCGTAGACCGGGGCGCAGGCGTCCAGGCCGAGGTCCTGGGCGGTGAGGCGGCGGCCGAGGCGCCGGGTGAAGACCTCGGCGATCAGGGCGGGCGTGGTGCCCCTGGGCTGCTGACCGCGCAGCCACCGGGTGACGGAGGTCTTGTCGTATCTCAGATCAAGCCCGTGTTCGAGACCGAGCTGGTCCACGCGACGGGCGAGTCCCGCGTTGGAGAACCCCGCTTCTGCGATGAGCGCGGCGAGCTGTCGGTTGGGGGTGCGCTGCGCGGGTCGTTCCGTCATGGTGCGGTGCGGTCTCCTGCCTTCCGGTGTTGGTGACGTGCCGGATTGCCTGTGAGCAGGCCTTTTGGCTTGCTGGACGGCGCGAATGTAGCGGAGAGTAAGCACCCCATCACACATTTTCCCGGACATTCATCCGATCGTGTGAGGATTGGCTCCGGGACTGACGTGTCCGGGCCGGACGTACAGTGGCTTGGGCGCGCTACGTGCCTGATACACCCGTCCGAGGGAGGCGCTTGCCGTGAGTGAGTTGCGGTTCGTCCGCATGGGGTTCGGTGACGAGGCCGTCGAGTACCAGGAGGCGTGGGACGAACAGCGCCGGGTGCACGCCGCGCGCTTCGCCGACGAGATCCCCGACACCGTGCTGCTCCTGGAACACCCCCCGGTCTACACGGCCGGACGGCGCACGGCGGACAACGAGCGGCCCCTCGACGGCACGCCCGTCATCGACGTCGACCGCGGCGGCAAGATCACCTGGCACGGCCCTGGCCAGCTGGTGGGCTACCCGATCCAGAAGCTCCCGCGCCCGGTGGACGTCGTGGCGCACGTACGCCGCCTCGAAGAGGCCCTGATCCGTACCTGCGCGGACTTCGGCCTGGAGACCAGCCGGGTCGAGGGTCGCAGCGGCGTGTGGATCCTGGGCGACCCGGTCGAGCAGCGCCCCGCGCCGGGCGGCCTCTCGCTGGACTTCGCCCCCCGGCTGCACGACGAGGAGTTCGACCCGCGCATGAACGGCCCGGAGTACGCGCCGTCCAACGCGGGCCAGCGCCGGGAGGACCGCAAGATCGCCGCGATCGGAATCCGCGTGGCCAAGGGCGTCACCATGCACGGTTTCGCGCTCAACGTGAACCCCGACAACAAGTGGTTCGACCGGATCATCCCGTGCGGCATCCGGGACGCGGGCGTCGCGTCGCTGGCCGGCGAGCTGGGCCGGGACGTGACGATCGAGGAGGTCCTGCCGGTCGTCGAGCGCCATCTGCGGGACGTCCTGGCGAACGCGGAGCTGAAGCCGCGGGAGATCGAGAAGACGCCGGCGGCATAAATCGGCCCGTGGCGGAGCTGGAGGGGTAGCGCCCACACAGGCATTCAAATCAACGGGCGTACCCTTGAGGACGCCGAAGAATCAATCGCTAGGGAGCCGGTCGTGTCCGCAGTCGCACCCGACGGACGCAAGATGCTGCGCCTGGAGGTCCGCAACAGCCAGACCCCCATCGAGCGCAAGCCCGAGTGGATCAAGACCCGGGCGAAAATGGGCCCCGAGTACACCGCGATGCAGAAGCTCGTGAAGAGCGAGGGTCTGCACACGGTCTGCCAGGAAGCCGGCTGCCCGAACATCTACGAGTGCTGGGAGGACCGCGAGGCGACCTTCCTGATCGGCGGCGACCAGTGCACCCGGCGCTGCGACTTCTGCCAGATCGACACCGGCAAGCCCGAGGCGCTCGACCGTGACGAGCCCCGCCGGGTCGGCGAGTCCGTGGTCACCATGGACCTGAACTACGCCACGATCACCGGCGTCGCCCGCGACGACCTGGAGGACGGCGGCGCCTGGCTGTACGCCGAGACCGTGCGCCAGATCCACCAGCAGACCTCCGGACGCGAGGCCGGACGCACCAAGGTCGAGCTGCTCGCCCCGGACTTCAACGCCGTCCCGGAGCAGCTGGAGGAGGTCTTCTCCTCCCGGCCCGAGGTCTTCGCGCACAACGTCGAGACGGTCCCGCGGATCTTCAAGCGCATCCGCCCCGGCTTCCGCTACGAGCGCTCCCTGAAGGTCATCACCGAGGCGCGCGACTACGGCCTGGTCACCAAGTCGAACCTCATCCTCGGCATGGGTGAGACCCGCGAGGAGGTCAGTGACGCGCTGAAGCAGCTGCACGAGGCGGGCTGCGAGCTGGTCACCATCACGCAGTACCTGCGGCCCTCGGTGCGCCACCACCCCGTCGAGCGCTGGGTGAAGCCGCACGAGTTCGTGGAGCTGAAGGAGGAGGCCGAGCAGATCGGCTTCTCCGGCGTGATGTCCGGGCCGCTGGTGCGCTCCTCGTACCGTGCCGGACGGCTCTACCGGATGGCCGTGGAGAAGCGCGACGGGTACGTCGCGGCGCAGGCCGTCTGACACGCCGTCACCTTCACTGTCCACCCCGGGGCGGACAAGCGTGTGAATTCGCGCACAAGAGGCTACTCGCCGGTAGTGACCGATTCGACGCGGTCCTGACCGTCCTCGCAGATGAGGGCACATGTCAGGACCGCGTCGGCGTTCCACCACTCCCCGCCGGCGCTTCATGGGTGTTTGACCGGCCGGTCACGCCCTGGTAACACCAATCAGTGACGCTGAACTCACAGCACGTACACCCATCACTTGAGGGGGGACCTCACCCATGCAGGCCGCGCCGCCCGTCCGCGCCACCGCCATCCCGTCCTTCACGACCGCACTGCGTGCCGTCGAGTCGCTGCTGATGAGCAGCGGTCAGCGCACCGCCCGCCGCAACGCCTGGACCTCCGTGCTGGAGGACCGCCGTCGGGCCAAGGACCGGGTCGAGACGCAGCGCGTCATCGAGCAGTCCCTGTCCGTCCGTCCCTGACCCCGGCCCTCCCTCAAAGGGCCCCCGGCGGGCACTGCCGTCGTCGGCGCTTGTGGGGCCACGTAGACTTCGGGGCATGGCGAGGAAGGAACCTGCAGCGGACGCTGCGAACCCCGGGCGACTGAAGCAGATCGCCCTGACCTACAAGATGACCCGCAAGGCCGACAAGAAGATCGGTCTTGTACTCGCGGCAGTCGGAATCGTCACCTTCGGTGTCTTCCTCGCGATCGGTTTCCTGATCGGTCACCCCATCTATCTCGGCATCCTGGGCCTCCTGCTCGCCTTCCTCGCGTCGGCGATCGTGTTCGGGCGCCGGGCCGAGCGGGCCGCCTTCGGGCAGATGGAGGGACAGCCCGGCGCCGCGGCGGCGGTGCTCGACAACATCGGCCGGGGCTGGGCGACGACCCCCGCGGTGGCGATGAACCGCAATCAGGACGTGGTGCACCGCGCGGTCGGCAAGGCCGGCATCGTGCTGGTCGCCGAGGGCAACCCGAACCGGGTGAAGACCCTGCTGGCCGCCGAGAAGCGGAAGATGAACCGCATCGTCGCGGACGTCCCCGTGCACGACCTGGTCGTGGGCACGGGCGAGGGCCAGGTCGAGCTGAAGAAGCTGCGGACGACCATGCTGAAGCTCCCGCGCGTGCTGACCGGCCCGCAGGTCACGGCCACCAACGACCGGCTGCGCGCCCTCGGTGACCTGATGAGCAACATGCCGCTGCCGAAGGGGCCGATGCCGAAGGGCATGCGGCTGCCGAAGGGCGGGCCGAAGGCTCGCTGACACCCCGCACACGACATGAACGAGGGGCGCCCGGTGTGACCGGGCGCCCCTCGTTCATGTCGGTCGGTTCGTTCCCCGGGTCAGATGCGGACCTCGACCGTGCCGGCCAGGCGGTCGTGCAGGCCGCGGCCGTCGCGGTCCCAGATCAGGGCGGGAATCGCG
It encodes the following:
- a CDS encoding NAD(P)/FAD-dependent oxidoreductase gives rise to the protein MLEPAYQADVVVVGAGVAGLSAAHRLTSAGVTTMVLEAAHGVGGRMATEKVDGFRLDRIGQLLSTAYPELRLTPGLDGLVLRPFTPGVLLHGDGRHHRAGVQPGAGGARGALHAVRTLASAPRPPSAPRPPRRPVAVPGRQVSVPRSRSGAPLGTAVDQARLGAALSRLAGTPAERLLSRPELPAGEALAARGLPARTIDGFLRPLLAALLCDPGLTTSSRCADLALRAFARGRLCLPEGGADALPESLARTLPPGTVHTGVRVTSVSTTSVTTAEHGEIRCRAVLVATGARAAAELLPGLRVPDFHPVTVVHHTTDEPPGTGASLLLDADLGGPVAHTAVVSLVDPTRAPAGRALVSSTVLGRPPGDVDTAVRMHLARLYGVPTARWETLAVHQTVEAVPAMRPPHDLRRPVRLLAGLYVCGDHRDTSTVQGALHSGHRASAAILADLGAGRSMHVADPLPTVPRAA
- a CDS encoding GNAT family N-acetyltransferase — its product is MPELPGPHIRTARPDDDGELALLDRIAWSHLHAVTPEPQPPYAPFFSERHAPENCLVAELDGRLAGYVHLGFPTPLDSNRHVRQIQGLAVAEEARGRGVGRALVRAAVDASRRRGARRITLRVLGHNIPARALYEAEGFVVEGVLPGEFLLDGAYVDDVFMGRFL
- the lipB gene encoding lipoyl(octanoyl) transferase LipB, translated to MSELRFVRMGFGDEAVEYQEAWDEQRRVHAARFADEIPDTVLLLEHPPVYTAGRRTADNERPLDGTPVIDVDRGGKITWHGPGQLVGYPIQKLPRPVDVVAHVRRLEEALIRTCADFGLETSRVEGRSGVWILGDPVEQRPAPGGLSLDFAPRLHDEEFDPRMNGPEYAPSNAGQRREDRKIAAIGIRVAKGVTMHGFALNVNPDNKWFDRIIPCGIRDAGVASLAGELGRDVTIEEVLPVVERHLRDVLANAELKPREIEKTPAA
- a CDS encoding TIGR01777 family oxidoreductase; its protein translation is MERSRIAVAGASGLIGGALVRSLTADGHEVRRLVRGTPRAAGEIRWDPEGGRVDAAGLAGCHAVVNLAGAGVGDRRWTDAYKQRIRDSRVNGTAALAGAVASLDAKERPRVFVNGSGIGYYGETGERPADESTPAGEGFLPELCVEWEGATAPAQKAGVRTVFTRTGLVVSREGGAWARLFPLFRAGAGGRMGDGRQYWSFVALHDEVAAIRHLIDTDGLSGPFNVTAPNPVTNREITAAMGRVLHRPTLFPVPAAVLRTVLGEMAGDVLGSVRVLPTRLLESGFRFAFPEIEGAIRAAL
- a CDS encoding DUF4191 domain-containing protein produces the protein MARKEPAADAANPGRLKQIALTYKMTRKADKKIGLVLAAVGIVTFGVFLAIGFLIGHPIYLGILGLLLAFLASAIVFGRRAERAAFGQMEGQPGAAAAVLDNIGRGWATTPAVAMNRNQDVVHRAVGKAGIVLVAEGNPNRVKTLLAAEKRKMNRIVADVPVHDLVVGTGEGQVELKKLRTTMLKLPRVLTGPQVTATNDRLRALGDLMSNMPLPKGPMPKGMRLPKGGPKAR
- the lipA gene encoding lipoyl synthase, producing MSAVAPDGRKMLRLEVRNSQTPIERKPEWIKTRAKMGPEYTAMQKLVKSEGLHTVCQEAGCPNIYECWEDREATFLIGGDQCTRRCDFCQIDTGKPEALDRDEPRRVGESVVTMDLNYATITGVARDDLEDGGAWLYAETVRQIHQQTSGREAGRTKVELLAPDFNAVPEQLEEVFSSRPEVFAHNVETVPRIFKRIRPGFRYERSLKVITEARDYGLVTKSNLILGMGETREEVSDALKQLHEAGCELVTITQYLRPSVRHHPVERWVKPHEFVELKEEAEQIGFSGVMSGPLVRSSYRAGRLYRMAVEKRDGYVAAQAV